In Actinomycetota bacterium, the sequence TCCACCCACTTCGCGCCGTTCATCGCGATCGCCACCAGCAGCCCGAGCACGGTGGCGATCACCAGCCCCGTCAGCGCGACCCGCCCGGTGACGAGCATCGCCTCGAGGATCGGGCGCAGTCCCTTGTTCTCCTCCCAGGTGAGGAAGCCCTCCTGCAACACGACGTGGGGAGGCGGCAGGGCGATCCGCCGCCGGTTCTCGTCCATCATCACGTAGGAGACGAAGTACCAGATGCCGATCGAGATCGCGAAGGTGGCGAGCGGCGCGGCGACGCGCAGCCAGCGTGACCACCGCGACTGGCCGGCCGGGCGTTCCGGGGGTGCGGGCTCGATCGAGCCCTCCTCCCAGATCGTCGGCGTCCCCATCGGGCCGAGATCTGTCTCGGGGTGGGTGGCGGTCACGCGTGGGCCTCCAACAAGGCCTCCGAGATGCGCCCGCTCAAAGCCGCGAACTCGGATGCGTAGCGCAGCTCCGGGGCTCGCGGGTACGGGAACGGGACGTCGACGTCGTCGATGATCCGCCCCGGGCGCCCAGACATCACGAGGACCCGCGTGGAGAGGAAGACCGCTTCGGCGATGGAGTGGGTGATGAACAGCGCGGCGAAGCCTTCGTGCCGGAACAGGGCGAGCAGCTCGTCGTTCAGGCGCTCGCGGGTGATCTCGTCGAGCGCGCCGAACGGCTCGTCGAACAAGAACACGTTCGGCTTCATCACGAGCGAACGGGCCAGCGAGCACCGCATGCGCATCCCGCCGGAGAGCTGCTTGGGGTACTTCGCTTCGTGGCCCGAGAGCCCGACGAGCTCGATCGCCTCGGACACGCGCGGGTCGAGCTCGGACTTCGCAACGCGGTGCAGCTCGCCGATGAGCTCGACGTTGCGCCGCACCGTGCGCCACGGCAGCAGCGTGGCGTCCTGGAACACGTAGCCGATCGACTCGCGGTCGACGCGGCAGCGCCCGGCGGTCTCGGTGGTCAGCCCCGACGCGATCCGCAGCAGCGTCGACTTACCGCACCCCGACGGACCGACGACGGTGACGAACTCGCCGGGCGCGACCGTGAAGCTGACGTCGTCGAGCGCGTGGGTGCCGTCGGGGAACACCATCGAGATGCG encodes:
- a CDS encoding ABC transporter ATP-binding protein — encoded protein: MIPAPETASPPTPTGAPTQASLSFERISMVFPDGTHALDDVSFTVAPGEFVTVVGPSGCGKSTLLRIASGLTTETAGRCRVDRESIGYVFQDATLLPWRTVRRNVELIGELHRVAKSELDPRVSEAIELVGLSGHEAKYPKQLSGGMRMRCSLARSLVMKPNVFLFDEPFGALDEITRERLNDELLALFRHEGFAALFITHSIAEAVFLSTRVLVMSGRPGRIIDDVDVPFPYPRAPELRYASEFAALSGRISEALLEAHA